AGCAAATTTTATTCACAATTGGACATTCTAATCATTCTATAGCGGACTTTGTTTCTCTCCTTAAAAAATATAATATTACCGCCCTTGCTGATGTTCGTTCTCAACCTTATAGCCGTTATCTTACTCATTTTAATCAGCCTAATTTGAAGCTAGCATTAATGGAAGCAGGAATACAATATGTTTTTCTTGGCAAGGAATTAGGAGGACGACCGCAGGAAGAGAATTGTTATCTCAACGGGCAAGCAGATTATGATAAAATGGCAGGGACAGAAACCTTCAAGGCAGGAAAAAAGCGATTATTAGAAGGGATTAAGAAATATCGAACTGCTTTAATGTGTGCGGAAAAAGACCCGTTAGATTGTCATCGTTTTTTATTAGTTTGTCGCTATTTACGTCAAGATCACTTAGCAATTAACCATATTTTAAAAAATGGAGAAATAGAAACCCATGAAGACTTAGAAAAACGATTACTTAAAAAACAGGGTTTCCCTACAGAAGAAGCAACAACTCAACAGCTTTCTTTATTTGACTTGGATTTCCCTCCGCCTCAAAAGTCTCCAGAAGAACTGTTAAATGAGGCTTATCGTTTACAATCTCAACAAGTGGCTTATCAGGCAAAATCATGATTAAAATTTTCACGATTGGATTTACCCAGAAAACTGCTCAAAATTTCTTTGAAACTCTCGGAAAAGTGGGCGTTAAAAAAGTAATAGATACCCGAATTAATAACACTTCTCAATTATCAGGGTTTGCCAAAAAAAATGATTTACAATACTTTCTCCAGTCTTTAAAGTCTATTGATTATGATCATCAAATCTCTCTCGCCCCCACTAAGAATTTATTAAGCCAATATCGTCAAAAAGAAATGAGTTGGGAAGACTACGAAAAAGCATTTTATCAATTAATCAGCGATCGCGCGATCGACAAACAATTCTCACCAGAGTCTCTTCACTGTAGTTGTTTATTATGTAGTGAAGCCAAGCCTCATTATTGTCACCGTCGCCTCGTTGCAGAATACTTACAACAAAAGTGGAGAGATGTAGAAATATGTCACCTTTAACCTCAATTATTTGTTTAGCCAATTCTTGGAAACACGGCGATCGCTGTATTGCTGGAATTAATCTTCAAACAGGGTGTTGGGTGCGTCCTATCTCTAGCTTAGAAGATGGTCGTATTCCACTTTCTATGCGCTTAATTAATGGGAAAGAACCAAAATTATTAGATATCATCGCAATCCCCCTAGCAAAAGAGGGTAATGACTTTGGATTTGAAAGTGAAAATTTATCAGTTTTACCGGGAGAATGGAGAAAGCAAGGTGAAGTTGTCCCAAAAGATATTTTAAGATATTGTCAGCGAGATCATTATGTTTTGCATAATCATAAAAAGTATGTCACCGTTACTGAAATCACCAGAAAACCATTTTTACAACGAAATACCCTGCAATTAGTTTATGTAACAGAATTTTCCGTAGAAAAGAAATTAAGAGATACAGGAAGCAATCAATATCAAGCTACAATTGTAACAGCAAATGGACAAACTCTTCGCCGAATTGGTATTACTGATCCTGTATTTGTTCAGAAACTAGATCGAGGAGAACAGCCTAATGTTCCCTGTTTAGTCACGGTTAGTTTAAGTATGCCTTATCGTCCTGATAATTGGGAAGGAGATGATCCCTGTTGGAAACTCTTAGCAGGTGTTATCGAGTTAGAACCGCAAAATAATCGCAATGATGATATTATAGATATTCCTTTTTGATTTCCTAAGAAAATGAATCAATATTTTGCTACAGTAGCACGAGGATTAGAAGAAATTGCCGCTCAAGAATTAGAAGCATTAGGGGCAAAGAAAGTTAATCCCACCTTTACAGGAATAGAATTTCAAGGAGATCAAAAATTACTCTATCAAATAAATCTTTGGTCGCGGCTTATTTTTCGGGTTTTAGTTCCTATCCAAAAGTTTCCTTGTCATAATGCAAAACAACTTTATCAAGGGGTGCAAAGCGTTAATTGGGAGAAATATTTATCTCCTGAACAATCATTAATGGTTCACTGTACAGGGAAAAATAAACAACTGAATCATACTCACTTTAGTGCTTTACAAGTTAAAAACGCGATCGCGGATCAGCAAAGAGACTATTTTGGAAAACGATCAGATGTTAATTTAGAAAATCCTGATTTAATTATTAATCTCCATATCAAAGATACTTACGCTATCCTGAGCTTAGATAGTACAGGAGAGAGTTTACACCGTCGCGGTTATCGCCCTGCAATGGGAGTCGCCCCCTTAAAAGAAACCTTTGCCGCCGCTTTATTACAAATGACAGATTGGGAAACTCATTTACCGTTACTTGATCCTATGTGCGGATCAGGAACATTTCTAATTGAAGCAGGATTACAATCGCTCAATATAGCCCCAGGGTTATTTAGAAAACAATTCGCCTTTGAGAAATGGTCAGATTTTAATCCTCAACTTTGGCAACAATTAAAACGAGAAGCAAGACAACAGCAACGATCAGAACTTCCTGCTGGAATTTATGGGCGCGATCGCGCTTCTGAAATGTTAAAACAAGCTAAAACCAATGCCAAAAACTGTAATCTTAATCACCATCTTGACTTAGCCCAAATAGATCTTGAAAACTTAGAACCACCTAGTGAGCAAGGCATTATTATTTGTAATCCCCCCTACGGCAAACGCCTTGGAGAAGTCAAAGAACTGGGTCAATTATACAAACAACTTGGAGATGTTTTTAAGCAACGTTTTAAGGGTTGGATTGCTTATGTTTTATCAGGAAATAAAGAACTAACCAAACAAATTGGTTTAAGAACCTCAAAACGCATCCCCGCTTACAATGGTTCAATTCCTTGTACCCTTTTACGGTACGAGATTATGTGAAGTATTACAACTTGATGCTCTCCTATTGAATCGAAAATTACATTGGGAGCCCCATCAAAAGGATTCAAGACAGGTTACTAGTAACGACGCTAATACATTTTGAAAAATAGCGGGAGGCGGATTTGAACCACCGACCTTCGGGTTATGAGCCCGACGAGCTACCAGACTGCTCTATCCCGCGTTGCACTTTAGCTATTATAAACATAAAGTTTGAGTAGTGACAAGTAAAAAAAGAAAATGATATTGAACAATGTTGGGGAATCGCTATTTTTGGGCTCAGCTAGTTCAATATACCAGTCTCTAGGTGTTAACTATTTCCTGCACGGATTAATAAAATTATGTCGGGAGATGATTTTGCACATTAAGATACAATAAGAATCTCTCCCTCTCTCAAGCAAGACAAGTAATTAGACTCTATGGGTAGCATCTTTGGGCAACTTTTTCGCATTAGTACCTTCGGGGAATCTCATGGCGGTGGCGTTGGTGTCGTTATTGATGGGTGTCCGCCACAACTTCCCATTTCCGCAGAAGAAATCCAATTGGAATTAGATCGCCGCCGCCCAGGGCAAAGTAAGATTACCACCCCTCGTAAAGAAACGGATACCTGTGAAATTCTGTCTGGGGTATTTCAGGGGAAAACCACAGGAACACCAATTACGATTTTAGTTCCGAATAAAGATACTCGCCCTCAAGATTATAGCGAAATGGCAACCACTTATCGCCCATCTCATGCTGATGCTACCTATGATGCGAAATATGGCTTTCGTAATTGGCAAGGAGGGGGACGATCTTCAGCGCGGGAAACTATTGGCAGAGTGGCGGCTGGCGCGATCGCGCAAAAAATTCTCCGTGAAGTTGCTAATGTGGAAATTGTGGGCTATGTGAAACGAATTAAAGATTTAGAAGCCCCAGTTGATACCGATACTGTCACCCGAGAAGCAGTGGAAAGCAACATTGTCCGTTGTCCTCACGGGGAATGCGCCCAGCAAATGATTGATCTCATTGAGCAAATTCGCCGCGAAAAAGACTCTATTGGTGGTGTTGTCGAATGTGTAGTGAGAAATGTTCCCAGAGGATTAGGGGAACCAGTCTTTGATAAATTAGAAGCAGATCTCGCAAGAGGGATTATGTCCTTACCTGCCAGTAAAGGCTTTGAAATTGGCTCTGGCTTTTCGGGAACGCTTTTACGAGGAAGTGAACATAATGATCCCTTTTACCCTGATGAAGAGGGAAATATTCGCACTCGCAGTAATTATTCTGGAGGGGTGCAAGGGGGAATTAGTAATGGGGAAAATATTATTCTCCGTGCTGCCTTTAAGCCCACTTCTACAATCGGGAAATCCCAAGAAACTGTTACCAGCAGTGGGGAAGCCACGGAATTAGCCGCCAAAGGACGACATGATCCCTGTGTGTTACCAAGGGCAGTTCCTATGGTAGAAGCTATGGTTGCCCTTGTTTTGTGTGATCACTTACTGCGCGATCGCGCTCAATGCCACCTTTTTGAACAAGAAGGGGAGTAATACTAATACAGAAAGCAACACTTTTTGATAGAATCTTATAGAAAGTTTAAGATACTCTCATATTTTTATAAATGGATATATTAGTGGTCGGGGCTACGGGAACCCTAGGAAGGCAAATCGTCCGTCATGCTCTAGAAAAAGGCTATCAAGTAAAATGTTTGGTGAGAAACCCCAGAAAAGCAACATTTCTTAAAGAATGGGGAGCAACACTGGTTAAAGGAGATTTATGTCAACCTGAAACATTACCCCGCACCTTAGAAGGCATAGAAGCCGTTATTGATGCTGCTACCGCCCGTCCTACTGACGCATTAACCATCAAAAATGTTGATTGGGATGGCAAAGTAAATTTAATCCAAGCCTGTAAAAAAGCAGGGGTAGAGCGTTATATCTTTTTTTCGATTCTCAATGCAGAAGCCTATCCTGATGTTCCCCTCATGGACATTAAACGCTGCACTGAGCAATTTTTAAAAGATGCAGAACTCAATTACACAATTCTCAAGCCCTGTGGCTTTATGCAGGGATTAATCCCTCAATATGCGATTCCCATTTTAGATAACCAAGCCGTGTGGGTAACAGGAGAAAGCACCCCTATTGCTTACATGGATACCTTAGATATTGCTAAATTTGGGGTACGCGCCTTAGAAGTTTCTGAAACTGAACAAAAAACATTTCCCCTTGCTGGATCACGAGCTTGGACTGCTGACGAAATTATTAATCTTTGTGAACAACTCTCAGGAAAAAATGCAAAAATTTCTCGTCTCCCCATGGGGTTATTAAAATTCTTATCACGAGCAATGCGATTTTTCCAATGGACACGTAATGCCTCTGACCGCTTAATGTTCGCTAATGTGTTAGTCAGTGGCAAACCGTTTGACGCGGATATGAAGGAAGTTTATGATACCTTTGGTTTTAAGCCTAATGACATGACTAGCCTTGAAACCTACTTAAAAGAATACTTCTCACGGATTATGAAGAAATTAAAAG
This window of the Euhalothece natronophila Z-M001 genome carries:
- the aroC gene encoding chorismate synthase, which translates into the protein MGSIFGQLFRISTFGESHGGGVGVVIDGCPPQLPISAEEIQLELDRRRPGQSKITTPRKETDTCEILSGVFQGKTTGTPITILVPNKDTRPQDYSEMATTYRPSHADATYDAKYGFRNWQGGGRSSARETIGRVAAGAIAQKILREVANVEIVGYVKRIKDLEAPVDTDTVTREAVESNIVRCPHGECAQQMIDLIEQIRREKDSIGGVVECVVRNVPRGLGEPVFDKLEADLARGIMSLPASKGFEIGSGFSGTLLRGSEHNDPFYPDEEGNIRTRSNYSGGVQGGISNGENIILRAAFKPTSTIGKSQETVTSSGEATELAAKGRHDPCVLPRAVPMVEAMVALVLCDHLLRDRAQCHLFEQEGE
- a CDS encoding DUF488 domain-containing protein; the encoded protein is MIKIFTIGFTQKTAQNFFETLGKVGVKKVIDTRINNTSQLSGFAKKNDLQYFLQSLKSIDYDHQISLAPTKNLLSQYRQKEMSWEDYEKAFYQLISDRAIDKQFSPESLHCSCLLCSEAKPHYCHRRLVAEYLQQKWRDVEICHL
- a CDS encoding THUMP domain-containing class I SAM-dependent RNA methyltransferase → MNQYFATVARGLEEIAAQELEALGAKKVNPTFTGIEFQGDQKLLYQINLWSRLIFRVLVPIQKFPCHNAKQLYQGVQSVNWEKYLSPEQSLMVHCTGKNKQLNHTHFSALQVKNAIADQQRDYFGKRSDVNLENPDLIINLHIKDTYAILSLDSTGESLHRRGYRPAMGVAPLKETFAAALLQMTDWETHLPLLDPMCGSGTFLIEAGLQSLNIAPGLFRKQFAFEKWSDFNPQLWQQLKREARQQQRSELPAGIYGRDRASEMLKQAKTNAKNCNLNHHLDLAQIDLENLEPPSEQGIIICNPPYGKRLGEVKELGQLYKQLGDVFKQRFKGWIAYVLSGNKELTKQIGLRTSKRIPAYNGSIPCTLLRYEIM
- a CDS encoding DUF488 domain-containing protein; protein product: MSEQILFTIGHSNHSIADFVSLLKKYNITALADVRSQPYSRYLTHFNQPNLKLALMEAGIQYVFLGKELGGRPQEENCYLNGQADYDKMAGTETFKAGKKRLLEGIKKYRTALMCAEKDPLDCHRFLLVCRYLRQDHLAINHILKNGEIETHEDLEKRLLKKQGFPTEEATTQQLSLFDLDFPPPQKSPEELLNEAYRLQSQQVAYQAKS
- a CDS encoding SDR family oxidoreductase; amino-acid sequence: MDILVVGATGTLGRQIVRHALEKGYQVKCLVRNPRKATFLKEWGATLVKGDLCQPETLPRTLEGIEAVIDAATARPTDALTIKNVDWDGKVNLIQACKKAGVERYIFFSILNAEAYPDVPLMDIKRCTEQFLKDAELNYTILKPCGFMQGLIPQYAIPILDNQAVWVTGESTPIAYMDTLDIAKFGVRALEVSETEQKTFPLAGSRAWTADEIINLCEQLSGKNAKISRLPMGLLKFLSRAMRFFQWTRNASDRLMFANVLVSGKPFDADMKEVYDTFGFKPNDMTSLETYLKEYFSRIMKKLKEINYEKEKSKKKKTPFKSQS
- a CDS encoding dual OB domain-containing protein, with product MSPLTSIICLANSWKHGDRCIAGINLQTGCWVRPISSLEDGRIPLSMRLINGKEPKLLDIIAIPLAKEGNDFGFESENLSVLPGEWRKQGEVVPKDILRYCQRDHYVLHNHKKYVTVTEITRKPFLQRNTLQLVYVTEFSVEKKLRDTGSNQYQATIVTANGQTLRRIGITDPVFVQKLDRGEQPNVPCLVTVSLSMPYRPDNWEGDDPCWKLLAGVIELEPQNNRNDDIIDIPF